One Candidatus Binatia bacterium DNA window includes the following coding sequences:
- the cas4-cas1 gene encoding CRISPR-associated exonuclease Cas4/endonuclease Cas1 fusion, which yields MAENLKSPLPDPQPSDRPPARQLPEYLPARMLNEFVYCPRLFFYEWVDALFAHNADTVEGALRHEKIEGKEDALPSPDGEERFHSRSVTLSSERFGLIAKIDLVEGEGEKATPVDYKKGRPAETPEGPAAWPADRVQICAQALVLRDNGYRCDEGIVYYDATRQRVRVPIDEALVTETLEALEAAKALAASGEIPPPLVDSPKCPRCSLVSICLPDETNLCAATDALVAGRQLELFPDSPESPPFPYLPAEPRRLVPARDDLRPLYVTGHGLTIGKTGEVLRIKDREKVVQEVRMNEISQVNVFGNVQLTASALQGLCWAEKPIAHFSYGGWFYGLTTGLGLKNVFLRRAQFARASDREFRLGVSRSLVASKIRNQRTLLMRNHVEPPALVLRQLKHYAELAESAESTEELLGIEGVAARLYFQHFSGMIKREPEDTDPAFSFEFEKRNRRPPVDPVNALLSFAYALLTKDLTIVCHTIGFDPFLGFFHEPRFGRPALALDLMEGFRPLVADSVVITALNTRMVTSEDFVRVGPAVALKARGRKAFLRAYEQRMDTLVTHPAFGYRVNYRRVLEIQARLLARVVTGELSRYAGFETR from the coding sequence ATGGCGGAGAACCTGAAATCGCCCCTTCCCGATCCCCAGCCGTCGGACCGACCGCCGGCCCGACAGCTTCCGGAGTACCTTCCCGCGAGGATGCTCAACGAATTCGTCTACTGCCCTCGCCTTTTTTTCTACGAGTGGGTCGACGCGCTCTTCGCCCACAATGCCGACACCGTCGAGGGGGCCTTGCGCCACGAAAAGATCGAAGGGAAAGAAGACGCGCTCCCTTCTCCGGACGGCGAAGAGCGGTTCCACTCGCGGTCGGTCACGCTTTCGAGCGAGCGGTTCGGGCTCATCGCCAAGATCGACCTCGTCGAAGGCGAGGGTGAGAAGGCCACCCCCGTCGACTACAAGAAGGGGCGGCCAGCCGAGACACCCGAGGGTCCGGCGGCCTGGCCCGCCGATCGAGTCCAGATCTGCGCGCAGGCGCTCGTCCTGCGCGACAACGGCTATCGTTGCGACGAAGGAATCGTCTATTACGACGCCACACGACAGCGCGTCCGCGTGCCCATCGACGAGGCGCTGGTCACGGAGACACTCGAAGCGCTCGAAGCCGCCAAGGCCCTGGCAGCGAGCGGCGAAATCCCACCTCCACTCGTCGACAGCCCGAAGTGCCCCCGCTGCTCACTCGTCTCGATTTGCCTTCCCGACGAAACCAACCTCTGCGCGGCCACGGACGCTCTCGTAGCGGGACGACAGCTCGAGCTTTTCCCCGACTCGCCCGAGTCTCCGCCTTTCCCCTATCTTCCGGCCGAGCCTCGCCGCCTGGTCCCGGCTCGGGACGATTTGCGACCCCTTTACGTGACCGGGCACGGGCTCACGATCGGAAAGACCGGCGAGGTCCTGCGGATCAAGGACAGGGAAAAAGTGGTCCAGGAAGTGCGGATGAACGAGATCTCGCAGGTGAACGTTTTCGGCAACGTCCAGCTCACGGCAAGTGCGCTCCAGGGTCTCTGCTGGGCCGAAAAGCCGATCGCCCATTTCTCGTACGGAGGATGGTTCTACGGCCTGACGACCGGGCTCGGTCTCAAGAACGTGTTCCTCCGCCGCGCACAGTTCGCGAGAGCGAGCGATCGCGAGTTCCGTCTCGGCGTCTCGCGCTCTCTGGTCGCAAGCAAGATCCGCAACCAACGCACGCTTCTGATGCGGAACCACGTCGAGCCACCGGCTCTCGTGCTCCGGCAGCTCAAGCACTACGCGGAACTCGCCGAGAGCGCGGAGTCGACCGAAGAGCTTCTCGGCATCGAGGGCGTCGCGGCGCGGCTCTACTTCCAGCACTTCTCGGGAATGATCAAACGCGAGCCGGAGGACACGGACCCCGCATTTTCCTTCGAGTTCGAAAAACGGAACCGCAGGCCGCCCGTGGACCCGGTGAACGCGTTGCTGTCGTTCGCCTACGCGCTGCTCACGAAGGACCTCACCATCGTCTGCCACACGATCGGCTTCGATCCTTTTCTCGGCTTCTTTCACGAACCCCGATTCGGGCGCCCCGCGCTCGCGCTCGATCTCATGGAGGGCTTTCGTCCGCTCGTTGCGGACTCCGTGGTCATCACCGCACTCAACACTCGTATGGTAACTTCCGAAGACTTCGTCCGCGTCGGGCCGGCGGTCGCTCTCAAAGCCCGGGGGCGAAAGGCGTTCCTCAGGGCCTACGAACAGAGGATGGATACCCTTGTCACGCACCCCGCGTTCGGCTACCGCGTAAACTACCGCCGCGTCCTCGAAATCCAGGCGCGGCTTCTGGCAAGAGTCGTCACCGGTGAGCTTTCTCGTTACGCGGGATTCGAAACTCGCTGA
- the cas2-2 gene encoding CRISPR-associated endoribonuclease Cas2 2 yields the protein MRKTYLVCYDICDDKRLRKVFKTMRDFGDHLQYSVFECQFTPTDLARCRHALSEIIDHREDQVLFVDLGPTEGRGDRVITALGKPYSPIDSPCIVVDGERDD from the coding sequence GTGCGCAAGACGTACCTCGTCTGCTACGACATCTGCGACGACAAGCGGCTTCGCAAGGTTTTCAAGACGATGCGGGACTTCGGAGACCACCTTCAGTACTCGGTTTTCGAGTGCCAGTTCACGCCCACGGACCTCGCGCGGTGCCGCCACGCGCTGAGCGAAATCATCGATCACCGCGAAGACCAGGTACTCTTCGTCGATCTCGGGCCGACCGAAGGTCGCGGTGACAGGGTGATCACGGCGCTCGGCAAACCCTACTCGCCGATCGACAGCCCCTGCATCGTCGTCGACGGGGAGCGCGACGACTGA
- the nuoA gene encoding NADH-quinone oxidoreductase subunit A, giving the protein MYFHFANVLVFTAFAILFVGGMMLLGSLLRPHNPEPSKLTTYECGEPPTGTAWINFNIRFYLIALIFVIFDVEVAFVYPVAAVFREWVAEGRGLFALVEVALFLGILFIGLVYAWRKGDLAWLKKTSLFLAEEPRAAVREAA; this is encoded by the coding sequence ATGTATTTTCACTTCGCGAACGTCCTGGTTTTCACCGCCTTCGCGATCCTGTTCGTAGGCGGAATGATGCTCCTCGGGAGCCTTTTGCGCCCGCACAACCCCGAACCCTCGAAGCTCACGACCTACGAGTGCGGCGAGCCGCCTACGGGGACGGCCTGGATCAACTTCAACATCCGCTTCTACCTGATCGCGCTGATCTTCGTGATCTTCGACGTGGAAGTGGCCTTCGTTTACCCCGTGGCCGCGGTCTTCCGTGAATGGGTGGCCGAGGGGCGGGGGCTTTTCGCCCTGGTCGAGGTCGCCCTCTTTCTCGGAATTCTTTTCATCGGGCTCGTCTACGCCTGGCGGAAGGGGGACCTCGCCTGGCTCAAGAAAACGTCGCTCTTTCTGGCGGAGGAGCCGCGGGCGGCAGTTCGCGAGGCAGCCTGA
- the nuoB gene encoding NADH-quinone oxidoreductase subunit B produces the protein MSLVNSMPEMVLTTKADAFLNWTRKSSVWWMLFGLACCAIEMMQTQGPRADVDRFGTAPRAAPRQSDLMIVAGTLTLKMALRTKILYEQMPEPRYVISMGSCANCGGLFQLAYSVCDGVDKVIPVDVYVPGCPPRPEALTEGILKLQEKMMQEKWLVRREAKTRAA, from the coding sequence ATGTCGCTCGTCAACTCGATGCCCGAAATGGTTCTCACCACGAAGGCGGACGCCTTCCTGAACTGGACCCGGAAGTCCTCGGTCTGGTGGATGCTCTTCGGGCTCGCCTGCTGTGCCATCGAAATGATGCAGACGCAGGGGCCGCGGGCCGACGTGGACCGCTTCGGCACCGCGCCGCGGGCGGCTCCGCGGCAGTCGGACCTGATGATCGTCGCGGGGACGCTCACCCTGAAGATGGCGCTCCGGACGAAGATCCTCTACGAGCAGATGCCCGAGCCGCGCTACGTCATCTCGATGGGGAGCTGCGCCAACTGCGGCGGCCTTTTCCAGCTCGCCTACTCGGTCTGCGACGGCGTCGACAAGGTGATCCCGGTGGACGTCTACGTCCCCGGCTGCCCGCCGCGACCCGAGGCGCTGACCGAGGGGATCCTCAAGCTGCAAGAAAAGATGATGCAGGAGAAGTGGCTCGTCCGCCGCGAGGCGAAGACCCGGGCCGCCTGA
- the ndhJ gene encoding NADH-quinone oxidoreductase subunit C — translation MDAAAIHARLRERFGEAIEGVDLEAKDPFVVVRAEAIAEVCRYLRDDPDLRFDCLSNLTGVDLKAENLLQVVYHLYSYPHRHSIVLKVTTPRENPRVPTVERVWKAANWLEREAYDLLGIVFEGHSDLRRILMPEDWVGHPLRKDFVEPEEYHGISTRRESLLRS, via the coding sequence ATGGACGCCGCTGCCATCCACGCGCGCCTTCGGGAGCGCTTCGGCGAGGCCATCGAAGGCGTGGACCTCGAAGCGAAGGACCCGTTCGTCGTGGTACGAGCCGAGGCGATCGCCGAGGTGTGCCGCTACCTCCGGGACGACCCCGACCTTCGGTTCGACTGCCTTTCGAACCTCACGGGAGTCGACTTGAAGGCGGAAAACCTCCTGCAGGTGGTCTACCATCTCTATTCCTACCCTCACCGGCACTCGATCGTGCTCAAGGTCACGACCCCGCGGGAGAACCCGCGCGTGCCGACGGTCGAGCGCGTTTGGAAGGCCGCCAACTGGCTCGAGCGCGAAGCTTACGACCTTCTCGGCATCGTCTTCGAGGGCCACAGCGACCTCCGGCGCATTCTGATGCCGGAGGACTGGGTCGGGCATCCCTTGCGGAAGGACTTCGTCGAGCCGGAAGAATACCACGGCATCAGCACGCGGAGGGAAAGCCTCCTGCGGTCCTGA
- the nuoD gene encoding NADH-quinone oxidoreductase subunit D: MGLAGYEIEIERDRGSGLETEEMTLNMGPQHPSTHGVLRFVVKADGELMREAIPDVGYLHRSIEKIAEKVGYHGFMPYTDRVDYVAAMFCNQGWAMVCEKLAGIEVPKRGEYCRVIACELNRIASHLLSVGTMVLDIGATTPFFHAFREREKINDLLEELCGARLTYNYMRIGGVAWDLPPGFAERTLDFLDNFEPALEEFNDLITENKIYVERLADVAPVPPELAIQYNLVGPNLRASGVKFDLRRDEPYSVYPELEFDVPVGTGEAGTLGDCYDRYIVRIREMRESCKIVRQCLRQIPDGPVLAKVPRKFKPPKGDAYVRVESARGDMGWYCISDGTEFPYRTHIRTGSFSAMSIINEISRGIMIADLVAVIASLDIVAPEVDR, translated from the coding sequence ATGGGTCTCGCCGGCTACGAAATCGAGATCGAACGCGACAGGGGAAGCGGCCTCGAAACCGAGGAGATGACGCTCAACATGGGGCCGCAGCACCCGAGCACGCACGGGGTGCTGCGCTTCGTCGTGAAGGCGGACGGCGAGCTCATGCGGGAAGCCATTCCCGACGTGGGATACCTCCACCGCTCGATCGAGAAGATCGCGGAGAAGGTCGGCTACCACGGCTTCATGCCCTACACGGACCGCGTGGATTACGTGGCGGCGATGTTCTGCAACCAGGGCTGGGCGATGGTCTGCGAGAAGCTCGCCGGGATCGAGGTCCCCAAGCGCGGCGAGTACTGCCGCGTGATCGCCTGCGAGCTCAACCGCATCGCGAGCCATCTTCTTTCCGTCGGCACGATGGTGCTCGACATCGGGGCCACGACGCCCTTTTTCCATGCCTTCCGCGAGCGGGAGAAAATCAACGATCTCCTCGAGGAGCTCTGCGGGGCGCGCCTCACCTACAATTACATGCGGATCGGTGGCGTGGCCTGGGACCTCCCCCCGGGGTTCGCCGAGCGCACTCTCGACTTCCTCGACAACTTCGAGCCCGCGCTCGAGGAATTCAACGACCTGATCACGGAAAACAAGATCTACGTGGAGCGGCTCGCGGACGTGGCCCCGGTGCCGCCCGAGCTCGCGATCCAGTACAACCTGGTGGGCCCGAACCTGCGAGCTTCGGGCGTGAAGTTCGACCTCCGGCGCGACGAGCCCTATTCCGTCTACCCGGAGCTCGAGTTCGACGTCCCCGTGGGCACGGGGGAGGCGGGGACTCTCGGCGATTGCTACGACCGGTACATCGTGCGGATCCGGGAGATGCGCGAGAGCTGCAAGATCGTCCGCCAGTGCCTGCGGCAGATCCCCGACGGACCGGTACTCGCCAAGGTGCCGCGGAAGTTCAAGCCCCCGAAGGGGGACGCCTACGTGCGGGTCGAAAGCGCGCGCGGCGACATGGGGTGGTATTGCATCAGCGACGGCACCGAGTTTCCCTACCGGACGCACATCCGGACGGGCTCCTTCTCGGCCATGAGCATCATCAACGAGATTTCCCGTGGGATCATGATCGCGGACCTGGTGGCGGTCATCGCGAGCCTCGACATCGTGGCTCCGGAGGTGGACCGCTAG
- the nuoH gene encoding NADH-quinone oxidoreductase subunit H: MQQFLDELIASGTFGTLPREVVYLLGMLAAGFLVAFVFVLNIAGGTTFIERRIWARIHDRVGPNRVGPQGILQWLVDGIKLLMKEDVVPAQADPILFRLAPYVVMVGFLTTFVVIPFSSVLVIADMNVGILFLTAVTSLVVVGILMAGWSSNNKWSLIGGIRAAAQIVSYEIPAAISIITIVLVTGTLSMQEIIRQQGWAPTDWLLFHSPFTFAAFFVLLTSLLAEGNRTPFDLPEAESELVAGFVTEYSGVRYLIFFMAEWGNLYVIGAVMTTLFLGGWQIPPVTDSAVLQGFLEFLTFFTKSYFWVLVAIWVRATLPRVRVDQLMTVCWKYLVPISFVNLLGTAVWVVVWPEGNRIAEIALFALAVLLVLQFFRRVAFHLRRARVRERGELYLSPLA; the protein is encoded by the coding sequence ATGCAGCAATTCCTGGACGAGCTGATCGCAAGCGGTACGTTCGGCACGCTGCCGCGCGAGGTCGTCTACCTCCTCGGGATGCTCGCCGCCGGCTTCCTCGTGGCCTTCGTGTTCGTGCTCAACATCGCCGGCGGCACGACCTTCATCGAGCGCCGGATCTGGGCCCGCATCCACGACCGGGTGGGACCGAACCGGGTCGGGCCGCAGGGGATCCTCCAGTGGCTCGTCGACGGGATCAAGCTCCTCATGAAAGAAGACGTCGTGCCGGCCCAGGCCGATCCGATCCTTTTCCGGCTGGCCCCCTACGTCGTGATGGTGGGATTTCTCACGACGTTCGTCGTGATCCCCTTCAGCAGCGTTCTCGTGATCGCCGACATGAACGTGGGGATTCTCTTCCTCACGGCCGTCACGTCGCTCGTCGTGGTGGGGATCCTGATGGCGGGCTGGTCTTCCAACAACAAGTGGTCGCTCATCGGCGGGATCCGGGCGGCCGCCCAGATCGTGAGCTACGAAATCCCGGCGGCGATCTCGATCATCACGATCGTTCTCGTGACGGGCACGCTCAGCATGCAGGAGATCATCCGGCAGCAGGGATGGGCACCGACCGACTGGCTGCTCTTCCACAGCCCGTTCACCTTCGCGGCGTTTTTCGTTCTGCTCACGTCGCTTCTGGCCGAGGGAAACCGCACGCCCTTCGACCTCCCGGAGGCGGAAAGCGAGCTCGTGGCCGGCTTCGTGACGGAGTACTCGGGGGTTCGTTACCTCATCTTCTTCATGGCGGAGTGGGGAAACCTCTACGTGATCGGGGCCGTCATGACGACGCTCTTTTTGGGCGGCTGGCAGATCCCGCCGGTCACGGACAGCGCCGTGCTCCAGGGCTTTCTCGAATTTCTCACGTTCTTCACCAAGTCCTACTTCTGGGTGCTCGTGGCCATCTGGGTGAGGGCGACGCTGCCGCGGGTGCGCGTCGACCAGCTCATGACGGTCTGCTGGAAGTACCTGGTTCCCATCTCGTTCGTGAACCTCCTCGGGACGGCCGTGTGGGTGGTCGTCTGGCCCGAGGGGAACCGGATCGCCGAAATCGCACTCTTTGCGCTCGCGGTCCTGCTGGTTCTCCAGTTCTTCCGGCGCGTGGCCTTCCACCTCCGGCGGGCGCGGGTGCGCGAGCGCGGGGAGCTTTACCTAAGCCCGCTCGCCTAA
- the ndhG gene encoding NADH-quinone oxidoreductase subunit J yields MSEISAGLLVFCLLAAVTVGSAVLVAFSRSIIYSAFSLMGTLLGLAGLYVTLAADFVAVVQVLVYVGGILVLTLFAVMLTHRISDVEISNRALGRFPAILVVGLVAAVMVRAVLGAGWKVRELLPPVPTTYGVGNAFLGEYVLPFELASVVLLAALVGAVVLSRKELKE; encoded by the coding sequence ATGAGCGAGATCTCGGCCGGGCTTCTCGTTTTCTGCCTTCTCGCGGCGGTCACGGTGGGCTCGGCCGTCCTGGTCGCTTTCTCGCGGAGCATCATCTACTCGGCCTTCTCGCTGATGGGAACCCTGCTCGGTCTCGCGGGGCTCTACGTGACGCTCGCGGCCGACTTCGTCGCCGTGGTGCAGGTGCTCGTCTACGTCGGCGGCATTCTCGTGCTCACGCTCTTTGCCGTCATGCTCACGCACCGTATCTCGGACGTGGAAATTTCGAACCGTGCTCTCGGCCGCTTCCCGGCGATTCTCGTCGTGGGGCTCGTGGCGGCGGTCATGGTGAGGGCGGTGCTCGGGGCCGGCTGGAAGGTCCGCGAGCTCCTGCCTCCGGTGCCCACGACGTACGGGGTCGGGAACGCTTTTCTCGGGGAATACGTGCTGCCTTTCGAGCTGGCTTCCGTGGTCCTGCTCGCCGCACTCGTCGGCGCCGTCGTTCTTTCGCGAAAGGAGCTCAAGGAGTGA
- the nuoK gene encoding NADH-quinone oxidoreductase subunit K, whose product MTGIPLEYYLLVSLALFLLGMYCVLTRRNAIGILMGVELVLNAANLNYLAFGRYGSGNYDGQVFAIFVIMLAAAEAAVGLAIVLGIYQQFHTIDVEATETLRG is encoded by the coding sequence GTGACGGGGATTCCGCTCGAGTACTACCTGCTCGTGAGTCTGGCCCTCTTTCTTCTCGGGATGTACTGCGTCCTCACCCGCCGGAACGCCATCGGCATCCTCATGGGGGTGGAGCTCGTGCTGAACGCCGCCAACCTGAACTACCTCGCCTTCGGCCGGTACGGCTCGGGGAACTACGACGGGCAGGTCTTCGCGATTTTCGTCATCATGCTGGCGGCCGCCGAGGCGGCCGTGGGGCTCGCCATCGTGCTCGGGATTTACCAGCAGTTCCACACGATCGACGTGGAAGCGACCGAAACGCTGCGCGGCTGA
- a CDS encoding hypothetical protein (possible pseudo, frameshifted) has product MNRVGDFAFVLGLFLLFWTMASEGHPTITFRELAEHAHVLEGATLWGVGVATLVTLFFFVGATGKSAQIPLYVWLPDAMAGPTPVSALIHAATMVTAGVYMIGRLNFLYSMAPFTLEVVAVVGAVTAVFAATIGLAQNDIKKVLAYSTVSQLGYMFLAMGVGAYAAGIFHLTTHAFFKACLFLGSGSVIHALGGEQDMRRMGGLREHMPITFWTFLLATLALCGIPPTSGFFSKDEILWKAFSSPHGSVLLWGLGTVGAALTAFYMFRQVFLVFFGECRADPHAKAHLHESPPVMTYPLVILAALALVAGALGVPAALGGANRFHEFLAPVFGGHGAEAGHAAQATHGEELAVELGLMGLSVVVALAGIGLAYAVYGARRIPAEVFSEWAGGVPYRLVYNKYYVDEIYEATFVRGTLLLSRAGAAFDRYVIDFLVDGSAYATRFVSWLGGLFDNYVIDGVVNRVADATIAAGTRFRRLQTGNINAYLYAIVVGVVAVMLVRLM; this is encoded by the coding sequence GTGAACCGGGTGGGCGACTTCGCCTTCGTCCTGGGTCTTTTCCTTCTCTTCTGGACGATGGCTTCGGAGGGGCATCCCACGATCACCTTCCGCGAGCTCGCCGAGCACGCCCACGTGCTCGAGGGTGCGACGCTCTGGGGCGTGGGGGTCGCCACGCTCGTGACTCTTTTCTTTTTCGTGGGAGCCACGGGCAAGTCCGCGCAGATCCCGCTTTACGTGTGGCTTCCGGACGCCATGGCCGGCCCCACGCCGGTGAGCGCGCTCATCCACGCGGCGACGATGGTGACGGCGGGCGTCTACATGATCGGCCGGCTCAACTTCCTCTACTCGATGGCCCCCTTCACGCTCGAGGTCGTGGCGGTCGTCGGCGCCGTGACGGCCGTTTTCGCGGCGACGATCGGGCTCGCCCAGAACGACATCAAGAAGGTCCTCGCTTACTCGACCGTGAGCCAGTTGGGCTACATGTTCCTCGCGATGGGGGTGGGCGCCTACGCGGCGGGCATCTTCCACCTGACGACCCACGCGTTTTTCAAGGCGTGCCTCTTTCTCGGCTCGGGAAGCGTCATCCACGCGCTCGGGGGCGAACAGGACATGCGCCGGATGGGCGGGCTGCGCGAGCACATGCCGATCACGTTCTGGACTTTCCTTCTGGCCACGCTCGCGCTCTGCGGCATCCCTCCGACTTCGGGCTTTTTCTCCAAGGACGAGATCCTCTGGAAGGCCTTTTCGAGCCCGCACGGTAGCGTGCTGCTCTGGGGACTCGGCACGGTGGGGGCGGCACTCACGGCTTTCTACATGTTCCGGCAGGTTTTTCTCGTCTTTTTCGGCGAGTGCCGCGCCGACCCGCACGCGAAGGCGCACCTCCACGAGTCGCCTCCGGTGATGACCTACCCGCTCGTGATCCTGGCCGCGCTCGCGCTCGTGGCCGGCGCGCTCGGTGTTCCGGCCGCACTCGGCGGGGCGAACCGCTTCCACGAGTTCCTGGCACCGGTCTTCGGGGGGCACGGAGCCGAGGCGGGGCACGCGGCCCAGGCCACGCACGGCGAGGAGCTCGCGGTCGAGCTCGGGCTCATGGGGCTTTCGGTCGTGGTGGCGCTCGCCGGGATCGGGCTCGCCTATGCCGTCTACGGGGCCCGGAGGATTCCGGCCGAGGTATTTTCCGAGTGGGCCGGGGGCGTTCCGTACCGGCTCGTCTACAACAAGTACTACGTCGACGAGATCTACGAGGCGACCTTCGTCCGCGGCACGCTCCTGCTGTCGCGAGCCGGGGCCGCCTTCGACCGCTACGTGATCGATTTCCTCGTCGACGGCTCGGCCTACGCGACGCGGTTCGTGTCCTGGCTCGGCGGTCTTTTCGACAACTACGTCATCGACGGGGTGGTGAACCGCGTCGCCGACGCGACGATCGCCGCGGGCACCCGATTCCGGCGGCTTCAGACCGGCAATATCAACGCCTACCTCTACGCGATCGTGGTCGGTGTGGTGGCCGTGATGCTCGTGCGACTGATGTGA
- the ndhD gene encoding oxidoreductase, translating into MDHLLSSMTFIPLVGVAIILLLPRQAHNAIKWTAVAATTPPLVLAVWLYLNFDRTHPGFQFVERAAWIPAANIEYHMGIDGVSVTMVLLTALLCFLCIFASWGIDKGVKGYFALFLLLDTGMMGVFCALDFFLFFVFWEVMLLPMYFLIGIWGGPRRVYAAIKFFLYTLLGSALMLIVMLALYYSVEPHTFDMTKLMEAHGSLGRLSMWAWLALFIGFAIKIPAFPFHTWLPDAHVEAPTAISVILAGILLKMGTYGILRINYSIFPEETAQLAFWCLAALGAWNIVYGALCAMAQKDLKKLVAYSSISHMGYVMLGMASFTPQGINGAVLQMFNHGTITAMLFLLVGVIYDRAHHRDIDGFGGLASVMPVYTGVTAVAFFAALGLPGLSAFISEALVLLGSWGRYPELAIVGASAVILTAGYMLWALQRIYLGPVNEKYRNLPEINGRELFTLLPLAAIVVVLGVYPHAVLDLMRLSLEQLNQTVLVHF; encoded by the coding sequence ATGGACCACCTGTTGAGTTCCATGACCTTCATCCCGCTCGTCGGGGTGGCGATCATCCTCCTGCTTCCGCGCCAGGCCCACAACGCGATCAAGTGGACGGCCGTCGCCGCCACGACGCCGCCGCTCGTGCTCGCGGTCTGGCTCTACCTGAACTTCGACCGGACGCACCCGGGCTTCCAGTTCGTGGAGCGGGCGGCCTGGATTCCGGCGGCGAACATCGAGTACCACATGGGGATCGACGGCGTGAGCGTCACGATGGTGCTGCTCACGGCGCTCCTGTGCTTTCTCTGCATCTTCGCGTCGTGGGGGATCGACAAGGGCGTGAAGGGCTACTTCGCGCTCTTTCTCTTGCTCGACACGGGCATGATGGGCGTCTTTTGCGCCCTCGATTTCTTCCTCTTTTTCGTGTTCTGGGAGGTCATGCTCCTGCCGATGTACTTCCTGATCGGCATCTGGGGCGGGCCGCGCCGGGTGTACGCGGCGATCAAGTTCTTCCTCTACACGCTCCTCGGGAGCGCGCTCATGCTCATCGTGATGCTCGCTCTCTACTACTCCGTGGAGCCCCACACCTTCGACATGACGAAGCTCATGGAAGCGCACGGAAGCCTCGGGCGCCTTTCCATGTGGGCCTGGCTCGCGCTCTTCATCGGGTTCGCGATCAAGATCCCGGCTTTCCCCTTCCACACCTGGCTTCCCGACGCCCACGTCGAGGCACCGACGGCCATTTCGGTCATCCTGGCGGGGATCCTTCTCAAGATGGGCACCTACGGGATTCTCCGGATCAACTACTCGATCTTCCCCGAGGAGACCGCACAGCTCGCCTTCTGGTGTCTGGCCGCTCTCGGCGCCTGGAACATCGTCTACGGGGCGCTCTGCGCGATGGCGCAGAAAGACCTGAAAAAGCTCGTCGCCTACTCCTCGATCAGCCACATGGGCTACGTGATGCTCGGCATGGCTTCGTTCACCCCCCAGGGGATCAACGGTGCCGTGCTCCAGATGTTCAACCACGGCACGATCACGGCCATGCTCTTTTTGCTCGTCGGCGTCATCTACGACCGGGCACACCACCGCGACATCGACGGCTTCGGGGGGCTCGCCTCGGTCATGCCCGTGTACACGGGCGTGACGGCGGTCGCGTTCTTCGCCGCACTCGGGCTTCCGGGGCTTTCGGCCTTCATTTCCGAGGCGCTCGTGCTCCTGGGGTCCTGGGGCCGGTACCCGGAGCTCGCGATCGTCGGGGCGAGTGCGGTGATCCTCACGGCGGGCTACATGCTCTGGGCGCTGCAGCGGATTTACCTGGGACCCGTGAACGAGAAGTACCGGAATCTCCCCGAGATCAACGGCCGGGAGCTTTTCACGCTGCTGCCGCTGGCCGCCATCGTCGTCGTTCTGGGAGTCTACCCGCACGCCGTCCTCGATTTGATGAGGCTCTCCCTCGAGCAGTTGAACCAGACGGTGCTCGTCCACTTCTGA